Sequence from the Fulvivirga ligni genome:
TCATTAAAGGCGGCATCATCAAAATCAATTTTGGCAATTGGTTCTTTTCTTAGTTGATGACTTATCAAATCAAAAGTATAAATGCCTTTAAAACTTTTCCCAGAAGGATCTTCATCTTTTACTGTGAGCAAAAGTGACTGAGCATCTGCTGATAAGGTTATACCTTCAACATTATGATCATCAGTTAAAAATGTTTCCCATTCACTGGTTTTCGGATTTTCATTTCTCCAGTCGTCTACCTGAAATATGGTGCCATCGCTTCTTACCACATAGGCTGTACTTCCTTTAATGGCAAGTCCTTCATAATCACCTTTATCTCCAAATGTTGACTGATGCACGATGTCTTTTTTTTCCAAATCATAGGAATAGATTATTCCATCCTCATCTTGTATTGCAGCAATTATATTATCTTCCACCCATACCATCCCTGATATTTCATCTAACTCTTCAGGCAAAGACCATTCATTCACAATATCAAGTTTGGCTTCCATATCAGCCTCAATTTTAGGCATATATCTCATCCACAAAATTATGGACACTAAGATCATGCTTGCACAAAATATTACTACTGGTCGCTGCATAGCATACTCCTTTCTTAATTTTAATTCATTAATCCCAGTACTCAACATCACTTACCTCCTGCCCTTTATCATCTACCACCACTTTTTCTGAAAGAGTGGTTTCAAACTCTATCATGTAATAGGTGATATCATTCTGGATCAGTTCATCGATATCATCTATCTGTTTGCCAGAATAATTTTTATTAATCTCCATACCAACCTCTTCTGGCAAATTGGAGACGTTAATCTCATGTTTATACCTTATAATATCACCCTGATCATTGATTTCTGCCTCATATTCGTGCTTTTGAAAATCAAATTCTACTTCATAGCCATCTGTTGTAGTTTCCCATTCCACATCGGTAGCTCCTGAAAACTGATTATCAAATGCCTCTTGAACCATCTGTGGTACTGCCTGTGCTTGCACATCTTCATTTTTATCGCATGACATTAAAGCCACAGTAAAAAGAGACAAGCCTGTTATTATTATACTTTTCACTGTTCCATCAATTTAGTGTTGATACAATGATAGAAGCAGAAACCGG
This genomic interval carries:
- a CDS encoding SdiA-regulated domain-containing protein, producing MEAKLDIVNEWSLPEELDEISGMVWVEDNIIAAIQDEDGIIYSYDLEKKDIVHQSTFGDKGDYEGLAIKGSTAYVVRSDGTIFQVDDWRNENPKTSEWETFLTDDHNVEGITLSADAQSLLLTVKDEDPSGKSFKGIYTFDLISHQLRKEPIAKIDFDDAAFNDDEDQGDDKVFNPSGIDVHPKTGEMYIVDGKKSKLIIMDKQWKIKKMVKLSESQFPQPESITFSNSGTMYISNEGKKGSANILQPKGL
- a CDS encoding PepSY-like domain-containing protein; the protein is MKSIIITGLSLFTVALMSCDKNEDVQAQAVPQMVQEAFDNQFSGATDVEWETTTDGYEVEFDFQKHEYEAEINDQGDIIRYKHEINVSNLPEEVGMEINKNYSGKQIDDIDELIQNDITYYMIEFETTLSEKVVVDDKGQEVSDVEYWD